Proteins co-encoded in one Cinclus cinclus chromosome 9, bCinCin1.1, whole genome shotgun sequence genomic window:
- the CWC22 gene encoding pre-mRNA-splicing factor CWC22 homolog isoform X3 → MKSRVTQVNHGSSHERKENYSSRRESLSPEDSRDMECDRSRSPTPRKRRYSDDSRYDEEYSRRDYYDDRTSDGRRMERGRDRHYERWEDREYDRRKQRRYSSPDRRSPERSTGQSSLAHDETTSKKKKEEVDPILTRTGGAYIPPAKLRMMQEQITDKNSLAYQRMSWEALKKSINGLVNKVNVSNIENIIHELLQENIVRGRGLLSRSILQAQSASPIFTHVYAALVAIINSKFPNIGELILKRLILNFRKGYRRNDKQLCLTSSKFVAHLMNQNVAHEVLCLEMLTLLLERPTDDSIEVAIGFIKESGLKLTEVSPRGINAIFDRLRHILHESKIDMRVQYMIEVMFAVRKDGFKDHPIIPEGLDLVEEEDQFTHMLPLEDDYNPEDVLNVFKMDPNFMENEEKYKMLKKEILDEGDTESEGNEEAGSSEEDEEDDEEEDEDGQKVTVHDKTEINLVSFRRTIYLAIQSSLDFEECAHKLLKMDFPESQTKELCNMILDCCAQQRTYEKFFGLLAGRFCMLKKEYMESFEAIFKEQYDTIHRLETNKLRNVAKMFAHLLYTDSIPWSVLECIILSEETTTSSSRIFVKIFFQELSEYMGLPNLNARLKDE, encoded by the exons ATGAAGAGCAGGGTGACACAAGTAAAT CATGGCTCCAGtcatgaaaggaaggaaaactaCAGTTCCCGACGTGAAAGTCTGTCTCCAGAGGACAG TAGGGACATGGAGTGTGATAGGTCCCGGTCTCCAACTCCCAGGAAGAGGAGATACTCTGATGACAGCAGATACGATGAGGAATATTCAAGACGGGATTATTATGATGACAGAACCTCAGATGGAAG aaGGATGGAAAGGGGGAGAGATAGACACTATGAGAGGTGGGAGGACAGAGAATACGATCGAAGGAAGCAGAGAAGATACTCCTCACCTGACCGTAGGAGTCCAGAGAGGTCGACAGGCCAGAGCTCACTTGCTCACGATGAGACCACctcaaagaagaagaaagaagaagtgGATCCAATCCTCACTCGCACAGGTGGTGCATATATTCCACCTGCCAAGCTCAGGATGATGCAAGAGCAAATCACTGATAAAAATAG CTTGGCGTACCAGAGGATGAGTTGGGAAGCCTTAAAGAAGTCGATCAATGGTCTTGTCAATAAAGTGAACGTTTCTAATATAGAAAACATCATTCATGAGCTCCTGCAGGAGAATATTGTTCGGGGAAG GGGATTGCTGTCTAGATCCATTTTGCAAGCTCAGAGCGCCTCTCCAATTTTTACTCATGTTTATGCAGCTCTTGTGGCAATTATCAATTCAAAGTTTCCAAATATCGGTGAATTGATCCTCAAGAGGCTGATACTGAATTTTCGTAAAGGGTATCGCAGAAATGACAAG caaCTCTGTCTAACATCTTCAAAATTTGTTGCACATTTGATGAATCAAAATGTG GCTCATGAGGTTTTATGTTTGGAAATGCTCACTTTGCTTCTTGAAAGGCCTACTGATGACAGTATTGAAGTAGCAATTGGATTTATTAAAGAGAGTGGGCTCAAATTAACAGAAGTTTCTCCTAGAGGTATTAATG CAATCTTTGATCGCCTTCGACACATCCTGCATGAATCTAAAATCGATATGCGTGTTCAGTACATGATAGAAGTCATGTTTGCTGTGAGGAAGGATGGCTTCAAGGATCATCCAATCATTCCAGAGGGATTAGATCTAGTGGAAGAGGAGGATCAGTTTACTCATATGTTGCCATTGGAAGATGACTACAACCCAGAGGATGTTCTTA ATGTTTTCAAGATGGATCCAAACTTCATGGAAAATGAGGAGAAATACAAAATGCTGAAGAAAG AAATCCTTGATGAAGGTGACACTGAATCTGAAGGAAATGAAGAAGCTGGAAGTagtgaagaagatgaagaagacgatgaggaggaggatgaagatg gtcaGAAAGTTACTGTCCAtgataaaacagaaattaaccTGGTCTCGTTCCGTCGTACAATTTATCTGGCTATTCAGTCAAG cTTAGATTTTGAAGAATGTGCTCACAAACTGCTGAAGATGGACTTCCCTGAAAGTCAGACT AAAGAACTCTGCAATATGATACTTGACTGTTGTGCTCAGCAAAGAACATACGAGAAATTCTTTGGGTTACTGGCAGGG CGTTTCTGCATGTTAAAGAAAGAATATATGGAATCCTTTGAAGCCATTTTCAAGGAACAGTACGATACCATTCATCGTttggaaacaaacaaactgaGGAATGTGGCCAAGATGTTCGCTCATCTCCTGTACACCGATTCAATTCCCTGGAGT GTTCTTGAATGTATAATACTGAGTGAAGAAACTACTACATCCTCCAGTAGAATTTTTgtcaaaatattctttcagGAACTCAGTGAATATATGGGGCTTCCTAATTTAAATGCAAGATTAAAAGATGAGTAA
- the CWC22 gene encoding pre-mRNA-splicing factor CWC22 homolog isoform X4: MKSRVTQVNHGSSHERKENYSSRRESLSPEDSRDMECDRSRSPTPRKRRYSDDSRYDEEYSRRDYYDDRTSDGRRMERGRDRHYERWEDREYDRRKQRRYSSPDRRSPERSTGQSSLAHDETTSKKKKEEVDPILTRTGGAYIPPAKLRMMQEQITDKNSLAYQRMSWEALKKSINGLVNKVNVSNIENIIHELLQENIVRGRGLLSRSILQAQSASPIFTHVYAALVAIINSKFPNIGELILKRLILNFRKGYRRNDKQLCLTSSKFVAHLMNQNVAHEVLCLEMLTLLLERPTDDSIEVAIGFIKESGLKLTEVSPRGINGKYSQPKPILAFVLVNTSYICISLFSKAIFDRLRHILHESKIDMRVQYMIEVMFAVRKDGFKDHPIIPEGLDLVEEEDQFTHMLPLEDDYNPEDVLNVFKMDPNFMENEEKYKMLKKEILDEGDTESEGNEEAGSSEEDEEDDEEEDEDGQKVTVHDKTEINLVSFRRTIYLAIQSRF; the protein is encoded by the exons ATGAAGAGCAGGGTGACACAAGTAAAT CATGGCTCCAGtcatgaaaggaaggaaaactaCAGTTCCCGACGTGAAAGTCTGTCTCCAGAGGACAG TAGGGACATGGAGTGTGATAGGTCCCGGTCTCCAACTCCCAGGAAGAGGAGATACTCTGATGACAGCAGATACGATGAGGAATATTCAAGACGGGATTATTATGATGACAGAACCTCAGATGGAAG aaGGATGGAAAGGGGGAGAGATAGACACTATGAGAGGTGGGAGGACAGAGAATACGATCGAAGGAAGCAGAGAAGATACTCCTCACCTGACCGTAGGAGTCCAGAGAGGTCGACAGGCCAGAGCTCACTTGCTCACGATGAGACCACctcaaagaagaagaaagaagaagtgGATCCAATCCTCACTCGCACAGGTGGTGCATATATTCCACCTGCCAAGCTCAGGATGATGCAAGAGCAAATCACTGATAAAAATAG CTTGGCGTACCAGAGGATGAGTTGGGAAGCCTTAAAGAAGTCGATCAATGGTCTTGTCAATAAAGTGAACGTTTCTAATATAGAAAACATCATTCATGAGCTCCTGCAGGAGAATATTGTTCGGGGAAG GGGATTGCTGTCTAGATCCATTTTGCAAGCTCAGAGCGCCTCTCCAATTTTTACTCATGTTTATGCAGCTCTTGTGGCAATTATCAATTCAAAGTTTCCAAATATCGGTGAATTGATCCTCAAGAGGCTGATACTGAATTTTCGTAAAGGGTATCGCAGAAATGACAAG caaCTCTGTCTAACATCTTCAAAATTTGTTGCACATTTGATGAATCAAAATGTG GCTCATGAGGTTTTATGTTTGGAAATGCTCACTTTGCTTCTTGAAAGGCCTACTGATGACAGTATTGAAGTAGCAATTGGATTTATTAAAGAGAGTGGGCTCAAATTAACAGAAGTTTCTCCTAGAGGTATTAATGGTAAGTACAGCCAGCCAAAACCTATCTTGGCATTTGTATTAGTAAATACCTCttatatttgcatttctctcttttccaaaGCAATCTTTGATCGCCTTCGACACATCCTGCATGAATCTAAAATCGATATGCGTGTTCAGTACATGATAGAAGTCATGTTTGCTGTGAGGAAGGATGGCTTCAAGGATCATCCAATCATTCCAGAGGGATTAGATCTAGTGGAAGAGGAGGATCAGTTTACTCATATGTTGCCATTGGAAGATGACTACAACCCAGAGGATGTTCTTA ATGTTTTCAAGATGGATCCAAACTTCATGGAAAATGAGGAGAAATACAAAATGCTGAAGAAAG AAATCCTTGATGAAGGTGACACTGAATCTGAAGGAAATGAAGAAGCTGGAAGTagtgaagaagatgaagaagacgatgaggaggaggatgaagatg gtcaGAAAGTTACTGTCCAtgataaaacagaaattaaccTGGTCTCGTTCCGTCGTACAATTTATCTGGCTATTCAGTCAAG ATTTTGA